The following are encoded together in the Deinococcus soli (ex Cha et al. 2016) genome:
- a CDS encoding S8 family serine peptidase: protein MKHTRSILAATLALSLAACSQQTATPVATPEASAPADAIAGAYLVGFKQGNLSSQSVTEQAAVQAQAIAAAGGIMTSQWVDISAAAVKLDAAALAKLRANPSVEYVEPDYVRTAQGFKAGVTDSKISTGLSAQTLTAQALYAPSGEFTWGDNALRVQNLRASGYTGTGVAVCVGDTGIDGNHPEFGRKLKGFKNFVTTEANRNDPYALNDVSHHGTHVSGTIFAQLGAGTGASGTLSGMDANGVVGVATGVNLYMARVLGNTGSGSSSGIINGVNWCAAQLKSQGGTENKVVISLSLGGGSKSQTEQRAYTSVWQKGALTIAATGNDGAAVSYPAAYTEVVAIGAVDSNLAKADFSNFGTQVDLVGPGVDVISTVPLGQGSQALASGGGVSFTEVKAADLTGKGSFTGNIVAAGGTNNEFCGTTTRNAALAGNIALIARGTCSFEEKTANAVASGAKAVMIYNNAAGALGMTLTNSYTVPVVGILQADGQALLGKLPTTGTAAVTSADYESYNGTSMATPHVSAAAAVVWAAKPTLTNTQLLSLLTSTAKDLGTAGKDNNFGYGLVDPLKAITGQ, encoded by the coding sequence ATGAAGCACACCCGTTCCATCCTGGCCGCCACCCTCGCCCTGAGCCTCGCCGCCTGCAGCCAGCAGACGGCCACCCCCGTCGCCACTCCCGAGGCCAGCGCTCCCGCTGACGCCATCGCCGGCGCTTATCTGGTGGGCTTCAAGCAGGGCAACCTCAGCAGCCAGAGCGTGACGGAACAGGCCGCCGTGCAGGCCCAGGCCATCGCCGCCGCGGGCGGGATCATGACCAGCCAGTGGGTGGACATCAGCGCCGCCGCCGTGAAACTCGACGCCGCCGCGCTCGCCAAACTGCGCGCCAACCCCAGCGTCGAGTACGTCGAACCCGACTACGTACGCACCGCGCAGGGCTTCAAGGCCGGCGTCACCGACAGTAAAATCAGCACGGGCCTGAGCGCTCAGACCCTGACCGCCCAGGCGCTGTACGCCCCCAGCGGTGAGTTCACCTGGGGCGACAATGCCCTGCGCGTCCAGAACCTCCGCGCCAGTGGCTACACCGGCACCGGCGTCGCCGTGTGCGTCGGTGACACCGGCATCGACGGCAACCACCCCGAATTCGGGCGGAAACTCAAGGGCTTCAAGAACTTCGTCACCACCGAAGCCAACCGCAACGACCCCTACGCCCTGAACGACGTGTCCCACCACGGCACGCACGTCTCCGGCACGATCTTCGCGCAACTCGGCGCGGGCACCGGTGCCAGCGGCACCCTGAGCGGCATGGACGCCAACGGCGTCGTGGGCGTGGCAACGGGCGTGAACCTGTACATGGCCCGCGTGCTGGGCAACACCGGCTCGGGCAGCAGCAGCGGCATCATCAACGGCGTGAACTGGTGCGCCGCGCAGCTCAAGAGCCAGGGCGGCACCGAGAACAAGGTCGTCATCAGCCTCTCCCTGGGCGGCGGCAGCAAGAGCCAGACCGAACAGCGCGCCTACACCAGCGTCTGGCAGAAGGGCGCCCTGACCATCGCCGCGACCGGCAACGACGGCGCCGCCGTCTCCTACCCCGCCGCGTACACCGAAGTGGTCGCCATCGGCGCCGTGGACAGCAACCTCGCCAAGGCGGACTTCAGCAACTTCGGCACGCAGGTCGACCTGGTCGGCCCCGGCGTGGACGTGATCAGCACCGTGCCCCTGGGTCAGGGCAGCCAGGCACTCGCGTCCGGCGGCGGCGTGAGCTTCACAGAGGTGAAGGCCGCCGACCTGACCGGCAAGGGCAGCTTCACCGGGAACATCGTCGCGGCGGGCGGCACGAACAACGAGTTCTGCGGCACCACGACCCGCAACGCCGCCCTGGCGGGGAACATTGCCCTCATCGCCCGCGGCACCTGCTCCTTCGAGGAGAAGACCGCCAACGCCGTCGCCAGCGGCGCCAAGGCCGTCATGATCTACAACAACGCCGCGGGCGCCCTGGGCATGACCCTCACCAACAGCTACACCGTGCCGGTTGTCGGCATCCTCCAGGCGGACGGTCAGGCCCTACTGGGCAAGCTGCCCACCACCGGCACCGCCGCCGTGACCAGCGCCGACTACGAGTCCTACAACGGCACCAGCATGGCCACCCCCCACGTCAGCGCCGCCGCCGCGGTCGTCTGGGCCGCCAAGCCCACCCTGACGAACACCCAGTTGCTCAGCCTGCTGACCAGCACCGCCAAGGACCTCGGCACCGCCGGGAAGGACAACAACTTCGGGTACGGTCTGGTCGACCCCCTGAAGGCCATCACCGGCCAGTAA